CTGAACAAACACCTTAGCTCCTTCTTGTTTGCCTAGATGCAGGCTCGGGGTGATAGTCATTCCTGGACCCAATGATCTTGTGAATACAACATATCCATCGGGGTTTTGCTGGCCAAATACGTTTCTGATCCAAGAGGTTCCTGTAAGATAGTAGAGGCTATAAAGCATGCTTTCTCCTTCACTGTCGCAAACATCATCAACTCCACCCGGACTGTATGTGGTAAAGTTAAGCAGTCCGCCCAGAAGAGTAGGCTGTCCAAGCACCCTTTCACCTGGAGAGAGATCTCTGTACCAACCATCCTTGTATTGGGTGATATGCCGTCTTAGGTCGAAAAAGTTATTGACTTCAAAGTGCGGGTTATTCGGTATGCATCCGGTTCCACCGCCAGCACAAAGAAGGGCGTAGCTGGACTCATCAATGAGGATGTCAGTAACGTCCACTAAGCCGGACTTTGCTACCTGACTGAAATTGTAGGCATTGGAATTTGTCTGTTTGGGTTCGTTAAGTCCGTAGATTGTTTGAACATCATCATTTAGTTTGTCACTAACTGTCCAGAATTTTCCAGATCCGAAATAAACCCACACGTCATTTCCGTGCCAGCCAATATTGGGGGCACCACTGACCGGTTCTCTGGCATCAAACATGGATTTGAATTCCCAGTTTTTTGGGTCCACATCATTTTCAACCTTCAGCCTCTGCATGCCTCCACCCAGCCGGTTTCCCTGTCTTTCTGTGGTGCCAAAGTAGAGAATGTCTGAGAAAAAATCAAAGTCATAGTCAACGCTTACGAATCCTGAAGAGATAAATGACTGGTTGCTGGGAAGCTCTTTTACGCCGGCCTGGTCAGCTGAAGGGGCCTTATTGGGGATGCGCAAAGCCTTTCTGGGAGAGGTTGTCAGATAATTTTTTGCGGGTATGACCACAACCTTACCTTTTTGAGAGCTCTGGATGATGATTTCATCACTGTCCGGGCCAGTCCCGACTACCAGATACCAGGCCACCTCCATAGTGTTATTGTCCCGAATAGGAACAAGGGTTGGAGTGGAGACAGTGTAGCCGAAATTAACGCAACTGCTGTTTCCTGCGCAGGCATGGTGACCAGTGTCAATGGTTGTTTCGCCTAAAAGTGTAGGTGGCTGTTCCGGGTCAGTGATATCCAGGATGAAATATGATGAACTGAATTCACGGCCAGTGCCTGAATCCTGCATATAACCTCCGCCCAGGCGCATTCCACCGACAAGAATGGTTCCCCATCCTCCTGGATGGGTGCTTGAAGGCTCAAAGATCTTAGCGTCAAATATTCTTGGCTGAAGATCAACATAGTACTGGTGGGCATAATTGGGACTGGTCAAACATTCCAGATGGGGGAGGATGTTATATGGAACATATGCCCACATTTCAGCCCCGAGTTTGGGGCCGGATTCCACGCAAGATGGAGTTCTGCAGAACGACTTGTTCAGGTGGTTGTAAAATCCTGCATTGACAGCATGGAGCATGCCGTCATTGGCCCCGAAATAGACCATGAGTCTGCGGTTTCTGTATTGTTTGTAAAATTGACTGTAAGTTATGTCACCCCAGAAAAGATCATAGTTTTCAGATGGTGGACCTACCACCATGGGTGATGAATGGACCACGTCCCCCAAGCGCCAAGTCACAGTAGTGTCCAGGTTTCCGTCTTTACTGGTGTCCACCCGTATTTGTCTGCTGCGCATTCCTTCTTGATCCAGCCCCCTGATCCAGTCAATGATCTCTGCATCAACAAAAGGGATATCCGGGGCATTGCCTGTAATGAAAGGCACAACTTCATCATCATGAACAGCCCCGTCACCTGCCTTGTCATTCCAGGTGAAGATATATCTGAAATCAGAGTCTGAATTATAAAATGAGCGGTTGGTGGGAATAAAGGAGTCAGAAATATTATTCAACCATTCCGCAGCTGACCAGAGATACTTTATTTCATCAAGCTCTCTCAATTGTCCGGTACAATGGCCGTTGACAATCTCTCCATCTACACAAGCACGGGTTTTCTTCTCGGACTGATCAAAGAAGTAGATGAGTCTTTTATCAAAAATATCCAGCTTATTGTTGGAGTTGGTGTCTTCATAGAGCCTCCCATAATCATCAACCAGGATGGCATGGACATCCCCGGTCCAGGTGACATGGTTGTTCTGATCATCCACCCGGTCAGGCCAGAACACTGCCTGGTAAAGAGCTCCAGCACCGCTTCTGGAAGTGGAAATCACTGAAGCCGCAGAACCGGAAGCCTGCCGGGTGAGCATCAGCCTGAAGGCCCGGTTGAGCTGCTGTTCAAGACGTAACGGGTTGGCAACGTAAAAATAGTGATCAGGGACACCGTCACCGGATTGATCCCAATCCCGTCCATGTTCGTAGCCACCCCACTTGGCTGCGTACCAGAGGGGATCCTTGAGCAAAGTTGCGGCAGGTGTGGTGCTGGGAGTGAATGTCCTTGTGGCTGACAAGGGCAATCTTGTACCGCCTGGATCTTCCCATCTCCGGTTGCTGGTAACATCTCCATAAAAAAAACTATCCGGTGGATTTTCCGGATCCAGAAAATATATTACATCTGTTTGAGCAGTATTATGAGGATTGTTGTAGATATTTGATACATCCAGATAGGTTCCATCAGTAGTTGTTCCTGATATTATGTACCCTAAATGCTGAACAATGCTGCCTGCAGCATATTCTGAAGTCAGGGTTATGCTAACGGTATTGTCTGGGTTTACCTGATATTCATAAATCACTATGGCATCCATGTCGTGATCAGCAGCCTGCTCCACATCTTCAAAGTTGATCCTGAATCTGCCGGAAGTGGGAGTGATCTCCTCAACAAAAAAGTCCACTATGGCGTTGGTCGGCTGAAAGGCTCCATAGGAAGGGTCAATATTGGAGAGTTCATTGGACAGAGAAGCGTCTACGGATTTTCCAAATGGAACAATGGTCACAA
This genomic window from Desulfonatronovibrio hydrogenovorans DSM 9292 contains:
- a CDS encoding pilus assembly protein; the encoded protein is MKKQYIFALTCCLVLFLTSFMLPARSGAGVCGLYAMDPPFLQGSVPPLVMLVMGRDHKLYYEAYNDASDLNGDGQLDVGYQPNKIDYYGYFDSFKCYDYSAVNNRFEPRAVTENKKCSSVSGGWSGDFLNYLTMSRMDTIRKVLYGGYRKVDTASDTVLERVFIPQDAHSWGKEYSADDDYNITDYTPLSQPMSGRRHLFASTTLGSVNHPPLLRVLEDVGPWSGDHEMRIWNWVAIERPVAGNQLSGTKDGIGDTRRTIAELRQEAGNQGYLLHVDYHVRVQVCHPDMPEANCRLYPGQVGDGSDEVFKPTGLLQKYGEGDDMYFGLITGSYAKNMSGGVLRKNISSITDEINPITGQFTSVKGIIQTINKLRIYGFRYSDHSYQPGWPGSWVTNRPMNEGEFPDWGNPVAEMMYEGLRYFSGAKEPTPEYVYSGTSPDSDLGLPAPAWEDPFENYPYCAKPIILVISDIHPSFDSDQLPGSAFAASGWSEGRPLGGGNLDVQNRLASLSSSITGQYFIGQSNGDFDSSCTPKEIQGLGKVRGLCPDEPTKQGGYYAGAIAHYGRNIDLQPDLPDTQKVSTFTVALSSPLPRIEIPVQDQVVTIVPFGKSVDASLSNELSNIDPSYGAFQPTNAIVDFFVEEITPTSGRFRINFEDVEQAADHDMDAIVIYEYQVNPDNTVSITLTSEYAAGSIVQHLGYIISGTTTDGTYLDVSNIYNNPHNTAQTDVIYFLDPENPPDSFFYGDVTSNRRWEDPGGTRLPLSATRTFTPSTTPAATLLKDPLWYAAKWGGYEHGRDWDQSGDGVPDHYFYVANPLRLEQQLNRAFRLMLTRQASGSAASVISTSRSGAGALYQAVFWPDRVDDQNNHVTWTGDVHAILVDDYGRLYEDTNSNNKLDIFDKRLIYFFDQSEKKTRACVDGEIVNGHCTGQLRELDEIKYLWSAAEWLNNISDSFIPTNRSFYNSDSDFRYIFTWNDKAGDGAVHDDEVVPFITGNAPDIPFVDAEIIDWIRGLDQEGMRSRQIRVDTSKDGNLDTTVTWRLGDVVHSSPMVVGPPSENYDLFWGDITYSQFYKQYRNRRLMVYFGANDGMLHAVNAGFYNHLNKSFCRTPSCVESGPKLGAEMWAYVPYNILPHLECLTSPNYAHQYYVDLQPRIFDAKIFEPSSTHPGGWGTILVGGMRLGGGYMQDSGTGREFSSSYFILDITDPEQPPTLLGETTIDTGHHACAGNSSCVNFGYTVSTPTLVPIRDNNTMEVAWYLVVGTGPDSDEIIIQSSQKGKVVVIPAKNYLTTSPRKALRIPNKAPSADQAGVKELPSNQSFISSGFVSVDYDFDFFSDILYFGTTERQGNRLGGGMQRLKVENDVDPKNWEFKSMFDAREPVSGAPNIGWHGNDVWVYFGSGKFWTVSDKLNDDVQTIYGLNEPKQTNSNAYNFSQVAKSGLVDVTDILIDESSYALLCAGGGTGCIPNNPHFEVNNFFDLRRHITQYKDGWYRDLSPGERVLGQPTLLGGLLNFTTYSPGGVDDVCDSEGESMLYSLYYLTGTSWIRNVFGQQNPDGYVVFTRSLGPGMTITPSLHLGKQEGAKVFVQTSTGEIIEIDQPELPIKNIRSGRSSWHMQEN